A region from the Lytechinus variegatus isolate NC3 chromosome 6, Lvar_3.0, whole genome shotgun sequence genome encodes:
- the LOC121417580 gene encoding uncharacterized protein PF11_0207-like, giving the protein MSLPGMDQYSDVQVYFTAKEWAKISVYERTCIKNVKENYEMMINLGLQVNQPKFMQRVQVIKEEIKEESDGGEEEIKSRGLQVNQPKFMQRVQVIKEEIKEENDGGEEEIKSRGLQVNQPKFMQRVQVIKEEIKEEHDGGEEGIKSRGLQVNQPKFMQRVQVIKEEIKEESDGGEEEIKSRGLQVNQPQFRQRVQVIKEEIKEENDGGEEERKSRGLDVHSELFQPQPCEKKPILKDLGNGDLLESTDFDKSIPLQTNPTSSGDQGNQSGDLNTQSCDQKTKQTERAQRTDQAPKQSQATSLEDSGQGTGQGGNLSGKDDLNETELNGRKDFEYWMDFLNELSFARSEVLMYNPTSLIRPLKSSLSYPASLI; this is encoded by the exons ATGTCCCTTCCAGGGATGGATCAATATTCAGATGTCCAGGTTTACTTCACAGCCAAGGAATGGGCAAAGATCAGCGTTTATGAGAGAACATGTATCAAGAATGTCAAAGAAAACTATGAGATGATGATAAATCTTG GATTACAAGTGAATCAACCAAAGTTCATGCAACGTGTGCAAGTTATAAAGGAAGAAATCAAAGAGGAAAGTGATGGAGGGGAGGAGGAAATAAAGTCAAGAG GATTACAAGTAAATCAACCAAAGTTCATGCAACGTGTGCAAGTTATAAAGGAAGAAATCAAAGAGGAAAATGATGGAGGGGAGGAGGAAATAAAGTCAAGAG GATTACAAGTGAATCAACCAAAGTTCATGCAACGTGTGCAAGTTATAAAGGAAGAAATCAAAGAGGAACATGATGGAGGGGAGGAGGGAATAAAGTCAAGAG GATTACAGGTAAATCAACCAAAGTTCATGCAACGTGTGCAAGTTATAAAGGAAGAAATCAAAGAGGAAAGTGATGGAGGGGAGGaggaaataaaatcaagag GATTACAGGTAAATCAACCACAGTTCAGGCAACGTGTGCAAGTTATAAAGGAAGAAATCAAAGAGGAAAATGATGGaggggaggaggaaagaaagtcAAGAG GATTAGATGTCCATTCAGAGCTTTTTCAGCCTCAGCCTTGTGAAAAGAAACCGATCCTAAAGGACTTGGGAAATGGTGATCTCCTTGAATCAACAGACTTTGATAAATCCATCCCATTACAAACCAATCCAACATCATCAGGTGATCAGGGTAATCAATCAGGTGATCTCAACACCCAGTCATGTGATCAGAAGACCAAACAAACAGAGAGAGCTCAAAGAACTGACCAAGCCCCCAAGCAGTCCCAGGCAACTTCTTTAGAGGACAGTGGACAAGGAACTGGACAGGGTGGAAATCTTTCAGGTAAAGATGATTTAAATGAAACGGAGCTGAATGGTAGGAAGGACTTTGAATACTGGATGGACTTTTTGAATGAATTATCCTTTGCCCGCAGTGAAGTTTTGATGTACAATCctacctctcttatccggcctctcAAATCCAGCCTCTCTTACCCGGCCTCTCTTATCTAG